In one Shewanella loihica PV-4 genomic region, the following are encoded:
- a CDS encoding ion channel protein Tsx, whose protein sequence is MNRKWLLLALVAAQPALADDMIQWWDFSATALYGDNYDLAPSERQTTITLETAGGWKYGDWFAFQDFIYFNGNNGGKDSTTYGEISPRFSASKILGKPVGVGAITDVSLALTYEEGEGPVKSFLYGVGLDFKIPYFSYFQLNTYRRDAISTGNLSDGWQLTPVFRMDFPVGHSNIVFDGFIDWVFSADNTGYEENFHFNPQVKYDLGAAIFGAHKKDKLFVGIEYDYWKNKYGVKGIDQNTYSVIAKYHF, encoded by the coding sequence ATGAACAGGAAATGGCTTCTCCTCGCGCTAGTCGCCGCCCAGCCCGCGCTGGCCGATGATATGATCCAATGGTGGGACTTCAGTGCCACCGCCCTTTACGGCGACAACTATGATCTGGCGCCCTCGGAGCGACAAACCACTATTACCCTAGAAACTGCCGGCGGCTGGAAGTATGGCGACTGGTTCGCCTTTCAGGACTTCATCTACTTCAATGGTAACAACGGCGGCAAAGACAGCACCACCTATGGTGAGATCTCGCCCCGCTTCAGCGCCAGCAAGATCTTAGGCAAGCCTGTGGGCGTAGGCGCCATCACAGACGTGTCGTTGGCACTCACCTACGAAGAGGGCGAAGGCCCGGTGAAGAGCTTCCTCTATGGTGTGGGTCTCGACTTCAAGATCCCTTATTTCAGCTACTTCCAGCTAAACACCTATCGCCGCGACGCTATCAGCACCGGCAATCTGAGTGACGGCTGGCAGTTGACCCCAGTCTTTCGTATGGATTTCCCGGTAGGCCACTCGAACATCGTCTTCGACGGCTTTATCGATTGGGTATTCTCGGCCGACAACACTGGCTATGAAGAGAACTTCCACTTCAACCCTCAGGTTAAGTACGACCTGGGCGCAGCCATCTTCGGTGCTCACAAGAAAGATAAGCTGTTCGTCGGTATCGAATACGATTACTGGAAGAACAAGTATGGTGTTAAGGGCATAGATCAGAACACCTACTCTGTGATCGCCAAGTATCACTTCTAA
- a CDS encoding radical SAM protein — MINYIEPLFRPPSEWKSLILQVTNGCSWNRCHFCDMYTAPQKQFRAQKIDKIAEDIQRVAQRNLSISRVFLADGDAMSLPFNRLEAICLLIREHLPQVTRISSYCLPRNLNNKTDAQLARLRELGLSLLYVGCESGDDEVLARIEKGETFDSSLLALQRIRAAGMKSSVMILNGLGGVELSRQHALNSARLMNEAQPDYLSTLVVTLPLGKARMDAGFDGDFKLPDQHGLLSEMQLLLGELELEKTIFRSDHASNYLALKGILGRDKQSLLTQVEQAIQGLVPLRQEWQRGL, encoded by the coding sequence ATGATTAATTATATCGAACCGTTATTTCGGCCGCCTTCCGAGTGGAAGTCCCTCATACTCCAGGTAACCAATGGTTGTAGCTGGAATCGCTGCCATTTTTGCGACATGTATACCGCGCCGCAGAAGCAATTTCGTGCACAAAAAATAGATAAAATTGCAGAGGATATTCAACGGGTCGCCCAGCGAAACCTGTCGATCTCACGGGTATTCCTCGCCGATGGTGATGCCATGAGCCTGCCCTTTAACCGCCTGGAGGCCATCTGTCTGTTGATCCGTGAGCATCTGCCCCAGGTGACCCGCATCAGTAGCTACTGTCTGCCGCGCAATCTCAATAATAAGACGGATGCGCAGCTCGCCCGGCTCAGAGAGCTGGGGCTTAGTCTGCTGTATGTGGGCTGCGAGAGTGGGGACGATGAGGTGCTGGCCCGTATCGAGAAGGGCGAGACTTTCGACTCCTCCTTGCTGGCCTTGCAGCGCATACGCGCGGCCGGCATGAAGTCATCCGTGATGATACTCAATGGCTTGGGGGGCGTGGAGCTGTCCAGGCAACATGCGCTCAACTCGGCGCGCCTGATGAATGAGGCGCAGCCCGACTATCTGTCGACCCTAGTAGTGACTCTGCCCCTCGGCAAGGCGCGCATGGACGCCGGATTCGACGGAGATTTTAAACTGCCGGACCAGCATGGCCTGCTGAGCGAGATGCAGCTGCTGCTGGGTGAACTCGAGCTTGAGAAGACCATATTCAGGTCAGATCACGCCTCTAACTATCTGGCGCTCAAGGGGATACTGGGCCGTGACAAGCAGAGCCTGTTGACCCAGGTTGAGCAGGCGATTCAGGGACTGGTGCCCCTGCGCCAGGAGTGGCAGCGCGGCCTCTAG
- a CDS encoding mechanosensitive ion channel family protein yields MNENGLEQELAQLQNVYNLLTEFLVKYSFQLVGALLIFLLGLWVANKISNLVAKQFEKHEIDITLSNFVSNLVRILIIVMVGVIALGKLGISITPMVAAIGAASLGAGLALQGMLSNYAAGVTIIVTRPFVVGNTIEIQGVSGVVKSIHLGLTLLTNEEGEVISIPNKHIVGEILHNSFSDKLVEIRFNISYASDANQVLAIAQQVLDANEEVNQERAPQIGINGFNSIGLEIGLRYWVPTNRYYQNKYQVNLELINALRQAGIEIPCPVREIHIER; encoded by the coding sequence ATGAACGAAAATGGTCTGGAGCAGGAGCTGGCGCAACTGCAAAATGTCTACAACCTGTTGACCGAGTTTCTGGTGAAGTACAGCTTCCAGCTGGTCGGCGCGCTGCTTATCTTCCTCTTGGGACTCTGGGTCGCCAACAAGATCTCCAACCTGGTGGCCAAGCAGTTTGAGAAGCATGAGATAGACATCACCCTGAGCAACTTCGTCTCCAATCTGGTGCGCATTCTCATCATAGTCATGGTGGGGGTCATCGCCCTGGGCAAGCTGGGGATCAGCATCACGCCCATGGTGGCGGCTATCGGTGCGGCCTCTCTGGGTGCTGGCCTGGCCTTGCAGGGGATGCTCTCTAACTACGCGGCGGGCGTCACCATAATCGTTACCCGCCCCTTCGTGGTGGGCAACACCATAGAGATCCAGGGGGTCAGCGGCGTGGTCAAGAGCATCCACCTGGGACTGACTCTGCTCACCAATGAGGAAGGCGAGGTGATCAGCATCCCCAACAAACATATCGTCGGCGAGATCCTGCACAACTCATTCAGCGACAAGCTGGTCGAGATACGTTTCAACATCAGCTATGCCAGCGATGCCAACCAGGTGCTGGCCATCGCCCAACAGGTGCTGGATGCCAACGAAGAGGTGAATCAGGAGCGTGCCCCTCAGATAGGGATCAACGGCTTCAACAGCATTGGCTTAGAGATAGGCCTGCGTTACTGGGTGCCCACCAACCGCTACTACCAGAACAAGTATCAGGTCAACCTGGAGCTGATCAACGCACTGCGTCAGGCCGGCATAGAGATCCCCTGCCCGGTACGCGAAATTCATATCGAGCGCTAA
- a CDS encoding type III PLP-dependent enzyme yields the protein MSQFQAIDVNEYYDQATFERIKAFAQDKPTPFVVIDTKIIAKQYDDMVHNFPYASIYYAVKANPAKEVLTLLRDRGANFDIASIYELDMVSDIGVTPDRVSYGNTIKKRKDVRAFYERGVRMYASDSEADLRMIAEEAPGSRVYVRILTEGTHTADWPLSRKFGCQNEMAFELLVLAKTLGLEPYGISFHVGSQQRDIGAWDSAIAKVKSIFERLREEHGIELKMINLGGGFPANYLDKTNELGTYAEQITHFLKEDFGDQLPQIILEPGRSLLSNAGVLVSEVVLISKKSQTALERWVFTDVGKFSGLIETMDEAIKFPIYTERQGELDRCVIAGPTCDSADIMYEHYSYGLPLDLAIGDRMYWLTAGAYTTTYSAVCFNGFPPLKDYYL from the coding sequence ATGAGCCAATTTCAAGCGATTGATGTTAATGAGTATTATGACCAAGCTACCTTTGAGCGTATCAAGGCGTTTGCTCAGGATAAACCGACACCTTTCGTGGTGATTGACACTAAAATCATTGCAAAACAATATGATGACATGGTGCATAACTTTCCTTATGCCAGTATCTACTATGCCGTCAAGGCCAACCCGGCCAAGGAGGTATTGACCCTGCTGCGTGACCGTGGCGCCAATTTCGATATCGCCTCTATCTATGAGCTGGATATGGTGAGCGACATCGGCGTGACGCCTGACAGAGTCAGCTATGGCAATACCATCAAGAAGCGTAAAGATGTGCGCGCCTTCTATGAGCGTGGCGTGCGTATGTACGCCTCTGATTCCGAAGCCGATCTGCGTATGATTGCCGAGGAAGCCCCCGGTTCTCGCGTCTATGTGCGCATCCTGACCGAAGGCACCCACACCGCTGACTGGCCCCTATCGCGTAAGTTCGGCTGCCAGAATGAGATGGCCTTCGAGCTGTTGGTGCTGGCCAAGACGCTGGGACTCGAGCCCTATGGCATCTCGTTTCATGTGGGCTCACAGCAACGCGACATAGGAGCCTGGGACTCGGCTATCGCCAAGGTGAAGAGCATCTTCGAGCGTCTGCGTGAAGAGCATGGCATAGAGCTGAAGATGATCAACCTGGGCGGCGGTTTCCCGGCGAATTATCTGGACAAGACCAACGAGCTGGGTACCTACGCCGAGCAGATCACCCACTTCCTCAAAGAGGACTTTGGCGATCAGCTGCCGCAGATCATCCTGGAACCTGGCCGTTCGCTACTCTCTAATGCCGGCGTGCTGGTGTCTGAGGTGGTGCTAATCAGCAAGAAGTCGCAGACGGCGTTGGAGCGCTGGGTATTTACCGACGTGGGTAAGTTCTCTGGCCTGATTGAGACCATGGATGAAGCGATCAAATTCCCCATCTATACCGAGCGTCAGGGTGAGTTGGATCGCTGCGTGATTGCCGGCCCGACCTGTGATAGTGCCGACATCATGTATGAGCACTACAGCTACGGCCTGCCGCTGGATCTGGCAATAGGCGATCGCATGTACTGGCTGACGGCCGGCGCCTATACCACCACCTATTCGGCGGTCTGCTTCAATGGCTTCCCGCCGCTGAAGGATTACTATCTGTAG
- the nosZ gene encoding TAT-dependent nitrous-oxide reductase → MQDKNNKPANQLENAGRREFMGKTALLGAGAVAAPMSAAMFASMAKAQAAEASNSPVVHPGELDEYYGFWSGGHSGEVRIMGLPSMRELMRIPVFNIDSATGWGITNESKAVKGESAHLMAGDAHHPHMSMQDGRYDGKYLFINDKANTRVARIRCDVMKTDKMITIPNAQAIHGLRVQKVPYTKYVICNGEFEVPLNNNGKETLEDVSTYRSLFNVIDAEKMEVAFQVMVDGNLDNTDADYDGKYFASTCYNSEMGMNLSEMITAERDHVVIFNLARCEAAVKAGKFKTYNGNKIPVLDGRKGSDLTRYIPVPKSPHGLNTSPSGKYFVANGKLSPTVSIISIEKLDDLFDDKIKPRDAIVGEPELGLGPLHTAFDNKGYAYTTLFLDSQIAKWNVEEAIQAYQGKKVNYLRQKLDVHYQPGHNHTSQGETRDADGKWLVSLCKFSKDRFLPVGPLRPENDQLIDISGDEMKLVHDGPTFAEPHDCIIVHRSKLKPKKLWTRDDPLFADTVAMAEKDGVRLMMDNKVIRDGNKVRVYMTSVAPNYGMSEFKVKLGDEVTVVVTNLDQVEDVTHGFCMTNHGVQMEIGPQATASVTFIADKPGVQWYYCNWFCHALHMEMRGRMLVEA, encoded by the coding sequence ATGCAAGATAAGAATAACAAACCAGCCAACCAGTTGGAGAACGCTGGTCGACGCGAGTTTATGGGCAAGACGGCCCTGCTGGGGGCGGGTGCAGTGGCCGCCCCCATGAGCGCCGCCATGTTCGCCTCGATGGCCAAGGCCCAGGCGGCCGAGGCCAGTAACAGCCCAGTGGTTCATCCAGGGGAGCTGGACGAATACTATGGTTTCTGGAGCGGTGGACACTCTGGCGAAGTCCGTATCATGGGCCTGCCCTCGATGCGAGAGCTGATGCGTATCCCGGTATTCAACATCGACAGCGCCACCGGCTGGGGCATCACCAACGAGAGTAAGGCGGTCAAGGGCGAAAGCGCCCACCTGATGGCTGGCGACGCCCACCACCCACACATGAGCATGCAGGACGGCCGCTACGACGGTAAATATCTCTTCATCAACGACAAGGCCAACACCCGCGTGGCCCGTATCCGTTGTGACGTGATGAAGACAGATAAGATGATCACCATCCCCAACGCCCAGGCCATCCACGGCCTGCGGGTACAGAAGGTGCCTTACACTAAATATGTCATCTGTAACGGCGAATTCGAGGTCCCGCTGAACAACAATGGTAAGGAGACGCTGGAAGATGTCAGCACCTATCGCTCCCTGTTCAACGTGATCGATGCCGAGAAGATGGAGGTCGCCTTCCAGGTGATGGTAGACGGTAACCTGGATAACACAGATGCCGACTACGACGGCAAGTACTTCGCCTCTACCTGCTACAACTCAGAGATGGGGATGAATCTCAGCGAGATGATCACCGCCGAGCGCGACCATGTGGTGATCTTCAACCTGGCCCGCTGTGAGGCCGCGGTCAAGGCCGGTAAGTTTAAGACCTACAATGGCAACAAGATCCCCGTGCTGGATGGTCGCAAGGGCTCAGATCTCACCCGTTATATTCCCGTTCCTAAGTCGCCACACGGCCTGAACACCTCGCCAAGCGGCAAGTACTTCGTCGCCAACGGCAAGCTATCACCGACCGTCTCTATCATCTCTATCGAAAAACTGGACGACCTGTTCGACGACAAGATCAAGCCAAGAGACGCCATCGTCGGTGAGCCAGAGCTGGGCCTTGGCCCGCTACACACTGCGTTTGACAACAAGGGCTACGCCTACACCACCCTCTTCCTCGACAGCCAGATCGCCAAGTGGAACGTGGAAGAGGCGATTCAGGCCTACCAGGGCAAGAAGGTCAACTACCTGCGCCAGAAGCTGGACGTACACTATCAACCGGGCCACAACCACACCTCTCAGGGCGAAACTCGCGATGCCGATGGCAAGTGGTTGGTGTCTCTGTGTAAGTTCTCCAAGGACAGATTCCTGCCCGTTGGCCCGTTGCGCCCAGAGAACGATCAGCTGATCGACATCTCAGGCGATGAGATGAAGCTGGTGCACGACGGCCCAACCTTCGCCGAGCCTCACGACTGCATCATAGTGCACCGTAGCAAGCTCAAGCCGAAGAAGCTGTGGACCCGAGACGATCCGCTGTTTGCCGATACTGTGGCCATGGCCGAGAAAGATGGCGTGCGCCTGATGATGGACAACAAGGTGATCCGCGACGGCAACAAGGTCCGTGTCTACATGACCTCGGTCGCGCCCAACTACGGCATGAGCGAGTTTAAAGTCAAGCTGGGCGACGAGGTTACCGTAGTGGTCACCAACCTGGATCAGGTGGAAGACGTGACCCACGGCTTCTGTATGACCAACCATGGCGTACAGATGGAGATTGGCCCACAGGCCACGGCATCTGTCACCTTCATCGCCGACAAGCCTGGGGTACAGTGGTACTACTGCAACTGGTTCTGTCACGCCCTGCACATGGAGATGCGTGGCCGCATGTTGGTAGAAGCCTAA
- a CDS encoding YdcH family protein, producing the protein MFPEYRDLISELKSKDAHFLKMFNKHNELDDEIKELEQHAASDFTPEVKVLKQQKLHIKEELHQILKAHDK; encoded by the coding sequence ATGTTTCCAGAATACAGAGACCTGATCAGCGAACTAAAATCAAAAGACGCGCATTTTCTTAAGATGTTTAACAAACACAACGAACTCGACGACGAGATTAAAGAGCTAGAGCAACATGCGGCCAGCGATTTCACCCCAGAGGTCAAGGTACTCAAACAGCAGAAGCTGCATATCAAGGAGGAACTGCATCAGATCCTTAAGGCACACGACAAATAG
- the nosR gene encoding transcriptional regulator NosR: protein MLALMLAMPSYALFVSPPKDPQPILHELFPEATRISDKQGEPALWTIYKDQQILGYGFETNDIARIPAYSGEPVNILVAIDPEGKYLGAKVLEHHEPIILAGIPESKLWKFAEQYTGLSVKDRLKVGGNEKEGIVAIDGLSGATVTVMVMNVAITKAATQAAIALGIIEQQADQIQPISTIKQELFTPANWTELTGDGSIRKLYLTRGAVDDAFEGTAAEEVDKASDDEKQEMFAEIYYTLADIPTIGKNLFGEADYQWLMQTLQPGEHLVAVMGNGYSFKGSGYVRGGIFDRIQVHQKDNAISFRDLDHNRISDLYIQGAPKFNEMSVFRIAQHHEFDPGSSWQFELLVRRQTGPIDSIFTSFKGQYDPLGKYVDTPAAIVPEPELTMVQQIWHDRQLEVVLLLILMGVLLLILFFQDILVRHPTFMHRLRHGFLVVTVVVIGWSWGGQLSVVNVFTFLHALMKDFSWDLFLLDPIIFILWCAAAVTMLLWGRAVYCGWLCPFGALQELVNVMGRYFKLPQVELPFAVHERLWAIKYLILLALFGLSLDSLAMAEQFAEIEPFKTTFLLKFDREWPFILWALLMIFSSLFNRKTFCRYLCPLGAALSVSNSVRLFDWLKRRPECGTPCKTCAKECEIQAIHPNGVINMRECHYCLDCQVTYFNEEKCPPLKKLARKRQQYKDQEIPTVTAV, encoded by the coding sequence ATGCTGGCACTTATGTTAGCCATGCCCAGCTATGCCCTGTTTGTCAGCCCGCCCAAAGATCCCCAGCCCATTCTGCATGAGCTGTTCCCCGAGGCGACACGCATCTCAGACAAACAGGGCGAGCCCGCCCTGTGGACCATCTACAAAGATCAGCAGATCCTGGGCTATGGCTTCGAGACAAATGATATCGCCCGCATCCCCGCCTACTCGGGCGAGCCGGTCAACATCCTGGTAGCCATCGACCCAGAGGGTAAATACCTGGGCGCCAAGGTGCTGGAGCACCACGAACCCATCATCCTGGCGGGGATCCCAGAGAGCAAGCTGTGGAAATTTGCCGAGCAATACACCGGGCTGTCGGTCAAAGACAGGCTCAAGGTGGGCGGCAACGAGAAGGAGGGCATAGTCGCCATCGACGGCCTCTCGGGCGCGACCGTGACCGTCATGGTGATGAACGTCGCCATCACCAAGGCCGCTACCCAGGCCGCCATCGCGCTCGGGATCATCGAGCAGCAGGCCGACCAGATCCAGCCAATCTCCACCATCAAGCAGGAACTCTTCACCCCAGCTAACTGGACCGAGCTGACCGGCGATGGCTCGATTCGCAAACTCTACCTGACCCGCGGCGCCGTTGACGACGCCTTCGAGGGCACCGCCGCCGAGGAGGTCGACAAGGCCAGCGACGATGAGAAGCAGGAGATGTTTGCCGAGATCTATTACACCTTGGCGGACATCCCTACTATAGGCAAGAACCTCTTCGGCGAGGCCGACTATCAGTGGCTGATGCAGACGCTGCAACCCGGCGAGCACCTGGTGGCCGTCATGGGCAATGGCTACTCCTTCAAGGGCTCTGGCTATGTGCGTGGCGGCATCTTCGATCGCATACAGGTGCATCAGAAAGATAACGCCATCTCCTTCAGGGATCTGGACCACAACCGCATCAGCGACCTCTACATCCAGGGCGCCCCCAAGTTCAACGAGATGTCAGTGTTTCGCATCGCCCAGCACCACGAGTTCGACCCAGGTAGCAGCTGGCAGTTTGAACTACTGGTGCGCCGCCAGACCGGCCCTATCGATAGCATATTCACCAGCTTCAAGGGGCAGTACGACCCGCTGGGCAAGTATGTCGACACTCCGGCGGCCATAGTGCCCGAGCCGGAGCTCACCATGGTGCAGCAGATCTGGCACGACAGACAGCTGGAGGTGGTGCTACTGCTGATCCTCATGGGGGTCTTGCTGCTGATCCTCTTCTTCCAGGACATACTGGTGCGCCACCCTACCTTCATGCACCGCCTGCGTCACGGCTTCCTGGTGGTTACCGTGGTGGTGATCGGCTGGAGCTGGGGCGGACAGCTCTCTGTGGTTAACGTGTTTACCTTCCTGCACGCCCTGATGAAGGATTTCTCTTGGGATCTCTTCCTGCTCGATCCCATCATCTTCATTCTCTGGTGCGCCGCTGCTGTGACCATGCTGCTGTGGGGACGCGCCGTCTACTGCGGCTGGCTCTGCCCCTTCGGTGCCCTGCAGGAGTTGGTCAATGTCATGGGCCGCTACTTCAAGCTACCGCAGGTCGAGCTGCCCTTCGCCGTACATGAGCGCCTATGGGCCATCAAGTACCTCATCCTGTTGGCGCTGTTTGGCCTGTCGCTGGACTCGCTAGCCATGGCTGAGCAATTTGCCGAGATAGAGCCCTTCAAGACCACCTTCTTGCTCAAGTTCGATCGCGAGTGGCCCTTCATTCTCTGGGCGCTGCTGATGATCTTCTCCAGCCTGTTTAATCGCAAGACCTTCTGCCGCTATCTCTGCCCGCTGGGTGCGGCCTTGTCGGTGAGCAACAGCGTGCGTCTGTTCGACTGGCTCAAGCGCCGCCCCGAGTGCGGTACGCCCTGTAAGACCTGTGCCAAGGAGTGCGAGATCCAGGCGATTCATCCCAACGGGGTGATCAACATGCGCGAGTGCCACTACTGCCTCGACTGTCAGGTGACCTATTTCAACGAAGAGAAGTGCCCACCGCTGAAAAAACTGGCGCGCAAACGCCAGCAATACAAAGACCAAGAGATCCCAACGGTCACCGCCGTATAG
- a CDS encoding GNAT family N-acetyltransferase: MNEGIAVRWESVAFTELSLERLYELLKLRVDVFVVEQVCAYPELDGKDTLAETRHLLGLDEQGRIAAYARILAPGVSYPQASIGRVIVAPSARGAGVAKPLMLEAIAIARQNWPAQGVQIGAQEYLKGFYQGVGFRPVSEVYLEDGIPHLDMLLGA; encoded by the coding sequence ATGAATGAGGGGATAGCAGTGCGTTGGGAGAGTGTGGCGTTTACCGAACTGAGCCTTGAGCGGCTCTACGAGCTGTTGAAGTTAAGGGTCGATGTATTTGTGGTGGAGCAGGTCTGTGCCTATCCCGAGCTGGATGGCAAAGACACCCTGGCCGAGACCCGTCATCTGTTAGGTCTGGATGAGCAGGGGCGGATAGCCGCCTATGCGAGGATCTTGGCCCCCGGGGTGAGTTACCCCCAAGCCAGCATCGGCAGGGTCATCGTCGCGCCATCGGCTCGCGGTGCGGGCGTCGCCAAGCCCTTGATGCTTGAGGCGATTGCCATCGCCAGACAGAACTGGCCAGCCCAGGGCGTTCAGATCGGCGCCCAGGAATACCTTAAGGGTTTCTATCAAGGGGTGGGTTTTCGACCCGTGTCTGAGGTCTATCTGGAGGATGGTATTCCCCATCTCGACATGTTGCTGGGTGCCTGA
- the udp gene encoding uridine phosphorylase, producing MSDVFHLGLTKEMLDGATLAIVPGDPERVKRIAELMDNPTFLASHREYTSYLAYIDGKPLVICSTGIGGPSTSIAVEELAQLGIDTFLRVGTTGAIQPQVNVGDVIVTQASVRLDGASLHFAPMEFPAVANFECTTAMVAASREAGLEPHIGITASSDTFYPGQERYDTVTGRVTRRFAGSMKEWQDMGVLNYEMESSTLFTMCATQGWRAACVAGVIVNRTQQEIPDEATMKQTETSAVSIVVAAAKKLLA from the coding sequence ATGTCAGATGTATTTCATTTAGGCCTGACGAAAGAGATGTTAGATGGTGCAACACTTGCTATCGTTCCGGGCGACCCAGAGCGTGTGAAACGTATTGCCGAGTTGATGGACAATCCAACATTCCTGGCCAGTCACCGCGAATACACCAGCTACCTTGCCTATATCGACGGTAAGCCGCTGGTGATCTGCTCTACCGGTATTGGTGGTCCATCGACCTCTATCGCCGTGGAAGAGCTGGCACAGCTGGGTATCGACACCTTCCTGCGTGTCGGCACCACGGGTGCTATTCAGCCACAGGTTAACGTGGGTGATGTGATTGTGACTCAGGCGTCAGTGCGTCTAGATGGTGCGAGTCTGCACTTTGCACCTATGGAGTTCCCAGCCGTGGCGAACTTCGAATGTACTACCGCCATGGTGGCGGCGAGCCGTGAAGCGGGTCTTGAGCCTCATATCGGTATCACAGCTTCGTCAGATACTTTCTACCCAGGTCAAGAGCGTTACGATACCGTGACGGGTCGTGTGACTCGTCGTTTTGCCGGTTCGATGAAAGAGTGGCAGGACATGGGCGTACTCAACTATGAGATGGAGTCATCGACTCTGTTTACCATGTGTGCGACTCAAGGTTGGCGCGCGGCTTGTGTGGCTGGCGTGATCGTTAACCGTACTCAGCAGGAGATCCCTGATGAGGCGACCATGAAGCAGACCGAGACCAGTGCCGTGTCTATCGTGGTAGCGGCGGCGAAGAAACTGCTGGCTTAA
- a CDS encoding c-type cytochrome, which yields MKKIALIAFASLMSLTAHAGDIEAGKAKSMLCAACHGADGISLAPIYPNLKGQKAQYIEKQLKAFKEGTRQDPVMAPMAMPLTDEDIANLAAYFESLK from the coding sequence ATGAAAAAGATTGCCCTCATCGCTTTTGCAAGCCTAATGTCTCTGACGGCCCACGCCGGTGATATCGAAGCCGGTAAAGCCAAATCTATGCTTTGCGCCGCCTGCCACGGTGCCGACGGTATCTCTCTGGCGCCCATCTACCCTAACCTCAAAGGCCAGAAGGCTCAATACATTGAGAAACAACTGAAGGCCTTCAAGGAAGGTACGCGTCAAGACCCAGTGATGGCGCCTATGGCCATGCCGCTGACCGACGAAGATATTGCCAACCTGGCTGCCTACTTCGAGAGCCTCAAGTAA